In Gemmatimonadales bacterium, a single window of DNA contains:
- a CDS encoding spore maturation protein, with protein MNSIRAAIGLLSIFVVPLILVGFPLYGLYKRVPVYESFVEGAKEGFQVAVRIIPYLVAILFAIAMFRASGAMDFLARALAPVLGLIGFPPEVLPMAIIRPLTGSGSAGIVVDMIKQYGEDSILVKMAAVMFGSTETTFYVIAVYFGAINIRKTRHAVPVGLIADGAAMIIAVWTVRLLFG; from the coding sequence ATGAACTCCATTCGCGCCGCCATCGGCCTCCTCTCGATCTTCGTCGTTCCCCTCATCCTGGTGGGCTTCCCGCTCTACGGCCTGTACAAGCGGGTGCCGGTCTATGAGAGCTTCGTGGAGGGTGCCAAGGAGGGATTCCAGGTCGCCGTCCGGATCATTCCCTATCTGGTGGCGATCCTGTTCGCCATCGCGATGTTCCGGGCCAGCGGGGCGATGGACTTCCTGGCACGGGCGCTGGCGCCGGTGCTGGGCCTGATCGGGTTCCCGCCCGAGGTGCTGCCGATGGCGATCATCCGGCCGCTCACCGGCTCGGGCTCGGCGGGGATCGTGGTGGACATGATCAAGCAGTACGGCGAGGACTCGATCCTGGTGAAGATGGCGGCGGTTATGTTCGGGTCGACCGAGACCACGTTCTACGTCATCGCCGTGTACTTCGGGGCAATCAACATCCGGAAGACCCGGCATGCAGTGCCGGTCGGGCTCATCGCCGATGGCGCGGCGATGATCATCGCCGTCTGGACGGTGCGGTTGCTGTTCGGGTGA